From the genome of Miscanthus floridulus cultivar M001 chromosome 10, ASM1932011v1, whole genome shotgun sequence, one region includes:
- the LOC136486626 gene encoding uncharacterized protein isoform X2 → MVENIPQCYILGNQICRKLFKCRGSDISGIGSWDWNMSGQQSTYHALYPRAWTVYDGEPDPDLNIVCRQISPIIPHNYQQSSYPVAVFTFTVTNSGHTAADVTLLFTWANSVGGKSELTGYHSNSSMIEKDGVHGILLHHRTADGQPPVTFVIAAQEKEDILISECPYFVISGSSASDEFTAKDMWNSVKEHGSFDHLDPIKTSMCSRPRSSIGAAIAASVKLAPKATQDISFSLAWACPEVKFSSGKTYHRRYTKFYGTDGDAAAALAHDAILEHASWERQIEEWQNPILQDERFPAWYPVTLFNELYYLNAGGTIWTDGLPPIQSLTAIGWKKFSLDTLNGESDDFNEMVRQNNTASDILHRMASVFERMHASIASNSAIGTTLLQGEENIGQFLYLEGIEYYMWNTYDVHFYASFSLIMLFPKLQLSVQRDFAAAVMMHDPEKLRILHDGKWAARKVLGAVPHDLGLYDPWFKVNAYTLYNTDRWKDLNPKYVLQVYRDVVATGDKSFARAVWPSVYIAMAYMEQFDKDKDGMIENEDFPDQTYDVWSMAGISAYCGGLWVAALQAASALAREVGDKASEKLFWDKYEKAKSVYSKLWNGSYFSYDDGDNKVSTSIQADQLAGQWYAKACGLFPIVDKDKAQSALEKIFSFNVMKFKDGTRGAMNGMWPDGTVDMSAMQSREIWPGVTYALAASMIQEGMVEQGFKTAEGIYHAAWSPEGLGYSFQTPEAWNNDDEYRSLCYMRPLAIWAMQWALSNPKLHNTPQADIPQDSFPKNQFAYARITKLLQLPEDESSKSFLRVVYEIIRNRFRS, encoded by the exons ATGGTAGAAAATATTCCACAGTGTTACATCCTGGGAAACCAGATTTGCCGAA AGCTTTTTAAATGCAGAGGAAGTGATATTTCAGGAATTGGATCCTGGGACTGGAATATGAGTGGACAACAATCTACTTACCATGCCCTTTACCCTAGGGCCTGGACAGTATATGATG GAGAACCTGATCCTGATCTCAATATAGTGTGCCGTCAGATTTCTCCAATTATTCCACACAATTATCAACAGAGCAGCTATCCAGTTGCAGTATTCACTTTTACA GTAACAAACTCAGGACATACAGCTGCTGATGTGACTTTGCTTTTTACATGGGCT AACTCTGTTGGTGGAAAATCTGAACTCACTGGATATCATTCCAACTCTAGTATGAT AGAAAAGGATGGTGTTCATGGCATACTATTACATCACAG AACAGCAGACGGTCAACCACCTGTAACTTTTGTGATAGCAGCACAGGAGAAAGAGGATATCCTTATCTCTGAATGTCCTTACTTTGTGATATCTGGGAGCTCTGCATCTGATGAATTCACAGCTAAAGATATGTGGAATTCTGTGAAAGAG CATGGATCTTTTGATCATCTTGATCCCATCAAGACATCGATGTGCTCCAGACCACGATCATCAATAGGGGCAGCTATTGCTGCTTCAGTTAAGCTGGCTCCCAAGGCAACCCAGGATATTTCATTTTCACTTGCATGGGCTTGTCCTGAAGTGAAGTTCTCTAGTGGGAAAACCTATCATAG GCGTTACACCAAATTTTATGGCACAGATGGTGATGCAGCAGCAGCCCTTGCTCATGATGCCATTCTTG AGCATGCTTCCTGGGAGAGGCAAATCGAGGAGTGGCAGAATCCTATTTTGCAAGATGAGAGGTTTCCTGCTTG GTATCCAGTTACACTTTTCAATGAACTCTACTATCTTAATGCCGGAGGAACTATATGGACAG ATGGATTGCCACCAATTCAAAGCTTGACAGCAATTGGCTGGAAAAAGTTTTCTCTTGACACGTTAAATGGTGAATCTGATGATTTCAATGAGATGGTTCGACAGAATAATACTGCTTCTGATATTCTTCATCGAATGGCATCAGTATTTGAGAGGATGCATGCATCTATTGCATCAAATTCTGCTATAGGAACAACTTTGCTTCAGGGTGAAGAGAACATTGGCCAGTTTCTATACCTCGAGGGCATCGAGTATTATATGTGGAACACGTATGATGTTCATTTTTATGCATCATTTTCACTGATCATGTTGTTTCCAAAACTCCAACTTAGCGTCCAGAGAGACTTTGCTGCTGCTGTTATGATGCATGATCCTGAAAAGCTCAGGATCTTGCATGATGGAAAATGGGCTGCAAGAAAAGTGCTCGGCGCTGTTCCTCATGATCTTGGGTTATATGACCCATGGTTCAAAGTGAATGCGTACACGCTCTATAATACAGATCGATGGAAAGATTTGAATCCAAAGTATGTGCTGCAAGTTTATAGAGATGTTGTGGCCACAGGCGACAAATCCTTTGCTCGAGCTGTTTGGCCATCAGTATATATAGCAATGGCATATATGGAGCAATTTGACAAGGATAAAGATGGAATGATAGAAAATGAGGATTTCCCAGATCAAACGTATGACGTGTGGTCGATGGCTGGTATAAGTGCATACTGTGGTGGTCTTTGGGTGGCTGCTCTTCAGGCAGCATCGGCCTTGGCACGTGAGGTTGGTGACAAAGCTTCTGAAAAGCTTTTTTGGGACAAATATGAGAAGGCCAAGTCTGTCTATAGCAAGCTGTGGAATGGTTCTTACTTCAGCTATGATGATGGCGACAACAAAGTTAGCACATCTATCCAAGCAGATCAATTGGCTGGACAATG GTATGCCAAAGCCTGTGGTCTCTTCCCAATTGTTGACAAAGATAAGGCACAAAGTGCGCTAGAGAAGATATTTTCTTTCAATGTCATGAAGTTCAAGGATGGTACAAGGGGAGCTATGAATGGGATGTGGCCAGATGGCACTGTGGACATGTCTGCAATGCAGTCTAGGGAGATATGGCCAGGGGTGACATATGCACTAGCTGCAAGCATGATTCAAGAAGGCATGGTTGAGCAGGGATTTAAAACAGCTGAAGGGATCTATCATGCTGCCTGGTCTCCAGAAGGACTTGG ATACTCATTCCAAACTCCTGAAGCCTGGAACAACGACGATGAGTACAGGTCCTTGTGCTACATGCGCCCGCTTGCCATATGGGCAATGCAATGGGCACTCTCGAACCCGAAGCTCCACAACACTCCTCAGGCAGACATACCCCAGGATTCATTCCCCAAGAACCAGTTCGCCTACGCGCGGATCACAAAGCTCCTGCAACTGCCTGAAGACGAATCGTCCAAGAGCTTCCTCCGAGTGGTGTACGAGATCATCAGGAACAGGTTTAGGTCCTGA
- the LOC136488704 gene encoding kinesin-like protein KIN-7I → MDAEISSLQEALVTSIAEKDDLGMQLTDALLDMESERSIWTAKEKEYLEANHILNICLDENHKLSEDLIKHAVAFVKDEDSPEAAARKLTEITFRRGSNDNITCIVVELLICVLFE, encoded by the exons ATGGATGCGGAAATTTCTTCTTTACAAGAAGCCCTAGTCACTTCAATTGCTGAAAAGGACGATTTGGGAATG CAACTTACTGATGCCCTTTTGGACATGGAATCTGAAAGATCAATTTGGACAGCAAAGGAGAAAGAATACCTAGAAGCTAATCATATATTGAACATCTGCCTTGATGAGAACCACAAACTTTCAGAAGATTTGATAAAG CATGCTGTTGCATTTGTGAAGGACGAGGATAGCCCTGAGGCTGCAGCCCGGAAGCTTACGGAGATCACCTTCAGGCGTGGGAGCAACGACAACATTACATGCATTGTTGTAGAACTGCTgatttgtgtattatttgaatga
- the LOC136484728 gene encoding uncharacterized protein has protein sequence MSSTNRSRKFESGFQKRKKKQRIEELVQSQQGAMDRFVTKQSQVSSDNPTLEAGALLEEGQAIDNNIDNDPIDPPENNVEVEEADNTNTQIDSEDLNPSSNASDSFQPDIFDPRYWDSLDSRQVDILAQKGPKRDLSIQKGPKDMLSRRFSSLFYDRILSNGESCDRDWLVYSKELDRVFCFSCKLFTKGHRKGQLANEGYNDWIHLGQRLKEHETSADHVLSMTAWYELRNRLQTDQTIDKAAQRQLEKEKDHWRKVLFRIVGIVKFLAKHNLAFRGSNSKLYDDSNGNFLGLVEMLAEFDPVIQEHVRRITNDETHVHYLGPRIQNELIHLLASAIKSEIIKKIKSAKYFSVILDCTPDVSHQEQMSLIIRYVDSTSGHVEESFLGFLDVNDTTGQALFDVLENELKILDLDIDNVRGQGYDNGSNMKGKHQGVQRKLLDVNPRAFYSACGCHSLNLTLCDMATKTCGRAKDFFGIIQRIYTAFANSTKKWQILKENITGLTLKSVSATRWESRIDSVKAIRFQCADIREALLQVSDIDNDPAKSSEAKGLANNELGQYDFIVAVAIWYEVLYAANLVSKQMQEKDMLIDGYRETGFLQALESAKEIALEMDIGTTFTKKRKITRKRHHDENPEDTNIATMSPEELFRIEYFNTLIDQAIVSLETRFEQYKEYQKNFGFLFTSETLRSLDNQSLKSSCDNLEVVLKKDEKSDIDAKELYMELKFLQDFIPEERMGPIEILRFLKEHGCFPNATIAYRVLLTIPVTVASAERSFSKLKLLKTYLRSTMTQERLNDLAIIALEGELLEKIDYEHIIEDFISKNTKRMMLFK, from the exons ATGTCTTCTACAAATCGTTCTAGAAAATTTGAATCAGGTTTTCAAAAGCGTAAGAAGAAACAAAGAATAGAGGAATTAGTCCAATCTCAGCAAGGAGCTATGGATAGATTTGTTACAAAACAGTCACAAGTGTCGTCTGATAATCCAACACTTGAGGCAGGGGCCCTGCTTGAGGAGGGGCAGGCGATTGACAATAATATTGATAATGATCCTATAGATCCTCCAGAAAATAATGTTGAAGTTGAGGAAGCTGACAACACAAATACTCAGATAGACAGTGAAGACTTGAATCCTTCTTCAAATGCTAGTGATTCTTTTCAGCCTGATATATTTGATCCAAGATACTGGGATTCACTTGATAGTAGACAAGTTGACATTTTAGCACAAAAGGGCCCTAAAAGAGACCTATCAATTCAGAAGGGTCCTAAGGACATGTTATCTAGAAGATTTTCTTCACTATTCTATGATAGAATTCTGTCAAATGGAGAAAGCTGTGACAGGGATTGGCTTGTTTATTCTAAGGAACTTGATAGAGTTTTTTGCTTCAGCTGTAAATTATTTACAAAAGGTCATCGAAAAGGTCAGTTGGCAAATGAGGGTTATAATGACTGGATACATCTTGGGCAGAGACTCAAAGAGCACGAGACAAGTGCAGATCATGTTTTGAGCATGACAGCTTGGTATGAGTTGCGTAACAGATTGCAAACTGATCAAACTATTGACAAAGCTGCTCAACGACAACTTGAGAAAGAAAAGGACCATTGGAGGAAGGTTTTATTTAGAATTGTTGGCATAGTAAAATTTCTTGCCAAGCATAATCTTGCATTTCGTGGAAGTAACAGCAAACTATATGATGATAGCAATGGGAATTTTTTGGGCTTAGTAGAGATGTTGGCTGAATTTGATCCAGTTATTCAAGAGCATGTCCGCCGGATTACAAATGATGAAACTCACGTTCATTATCTTGGTCCTAGGATTCAAAATGAGTTGATACACTTACTTGCTTCTGCTATTAAGTCTGAAATTATTAAGAAGATAAAGAGTGCAAAGTATTTCTCTGTCATACTTGATTGTACCCCTGATGTAAGTCACCAAGAACAAATGTCTTTAATTATAAGATATGTGGACTCAACATCAGGTCATGTTGAAGAATCCTTTCTAGGATTCTTAGATGTAAATGACACGACTGGACAAGCACTTTTTGATGTGCTAGAGAATGAGCTAaagattcttgatcttgacatagatAATGTGAGAGGACAAGGCTATGATAATGGTTCAAATATGAAAGGAAAACATCAAGGTGTACAAAGGAAGCTTTTGGATGTAAATCCTAGAGCTTTTTATTCAGCTTGTGGTTGTCATAGCCTTAATTTAACACTTTGTGATATGGCTACTAAGACTTGTGGCAGAGCTAAAGATTTTTTTGGAATCATCCAACGTATCTACACAGCATTTGCTAACTCTACAAAAAAatggcagatactaaaagaaaaCATAACTGGACTGACTCTCAAGTCAGTTTCAGCTACACGATGGGAGAGTCGCATTGATAGTGTTAAAGCTATCAGGTTTCAGTGTGCAGACATTCGGGAGGCTCTACTTCAG GTATCTGATATTGATAACGATCCAGCAAAGAGTAGTGAGGCTAAAGGTTTGGCAAATAATGAACTTGGACAATATGACTTTATAGTGGCAGTTGCTATTTGGTATGAGGTACTGTATGCTGCTAATTTGGTAAGCAAACAAATGCAAGAAAAGGATATGCTTATTGAT GGCTATAGGGAAACTGGTTTCTTACAAGCTTTGGAGTCGGCCAAAGAAATTGCACTTGAGATGGATATTGGTACTACATtcactaaaaaaagaaaaattacaaGAAAGAGGCATCACGATGAGAACCCAGAAGACACAAATATTGCCACAATGTCTCCAGAGGAGTTATTTAGAATAGAGTATTTTAACACTCTTATTGATCAAGCTATTGTCTCTCTGGAAACAAGATTTGAGCAGTACAAAGAATACCAAAAAAATTTTGGTTTCTTATTTACTTCGGAAACATTGCGGTCGTTGGATAACCAAAGCTTGAAGTCTTCTTGTGATAATCTTGAGGTTGTCCTTAAAAAGGATGAAAAATCTGATATTGATGCCAAAGAACTATATATGGAGCTGAAGTTTCTACAAGACTTCATTCCAGAAGAAAGAATGGGGCCTATTGAAATTTTGCGGTTTTTAAAGGAGCATGGTTGTTTTCCTAATGCAACTATTGCATATAGAGTTTTGTTGACTATTCCTGTGACTGTTGCATCAGCAGAGCGAAGCTTTTCTAAGTTAAAGCTATTGAAGACTTATTTGCGTTCTACAATGACACAAGAAAGACTTAATGATTTGGCTATAATAGCACTTGAAGGTGAACTGTTGGAGAAGATTGATTATGAGCATATTATTGAAGACTTCATTTCAAAGAACACTAAAAGAATGATGTTATTCAAGTAA
- the LOC136486626 gene encoding uncharacterized protein isoform X3, with protein MVENIPQCYILGNQICRRIGSWDWNMSGQQSTYHALYPRAWTVYDGEPDPDLNIVCRQISPIIPHNYQQSSYPVAVFTFTVTNSGHTAADVTLLFTWANSVGGKSELTGYHSNSSMIEKDGVHGILLHHRTADGQPPVTFVIAAQEKEDILISECPYFVISGSSASDEFTAKDMWNSVKEHGSFDHLDPIKTSMCSRPRSSIGAAIAASVKLAPKATQDISFSLAWACPEVKFSSGKTYHRRYTKFYGTDGDAAAALAHDAILEHASWERQIEEWQNPILQDERFPAWYPVTLFNELYYLNAGGTIWTDGLPPIQSLTAIGWKKFSLDTLNGESDDFNEMVRQNNTASDILHRMASVFERMHASIASNSAIGTTLLQGEENIGQFLYLEGIEYYMWNTYDVHFYASFSLIMLFPKLQLSVQRDFAAAVMMHDPEKLRILHDGKWAARKVLGAVPHDLGLYDPWFKVNAYTLYNTDRWKDLNPKYVLQVYRDVVATGDKSFARAVWPSVYIAMAYMEQFDKDKDGMIENEDFPDQTYDVWSMAGISAYCGGLWVAALQAASALAREVGDKASEKLFWDKYEKAKSVYSKLWNGSYFSYDDGDNKVSTSIQADQLAGQWYAKACGLFPIVDKDKAQSALEKIFSFNVMKFKDGTRGAMNGMWPDGTVDMSAMQSREIWPGVTYALAASMIQEGMVEQGFKTAEGIYHAAWSPEGLGYSFQTPEAWNNDDEYRSLCYMRPLAIWAMQWALSNPKLHNTPQADIPQDSFPKNQFAYARITKLLQLPEDESSKSFLRVVYEIIRNRFRS; from the exons ATGGTAGAAAATATTCCACAGTGTTACATCCTGGGAAACCAGATTTGCCGAA GAATTGGATCCTGGGACTGGAATATGAGTGGACAACAATCTACTTACCATGCCCTTTACCCTAGGGCCTGGACAGTATATGATG GAGAACCTGATCCTGATCTCAATATAGTGTGCCGTCAGATTTCTCCAATTATTCCACACAATTATCAACAGAGCAGCTATCCAGTTGCAGTATTCACTTTTACA GTAACAAACTCAGGACATACAGCTGCTGATGTGACTTTGCTTTTTACATGGGCT AACTCTGTTGGTGGAAAATCTGAACTCACTGGATATCATTCCAACTCTAGTATGAT AGAAAAGGATGGTGTTCATGGCATACTATTACATCACAG AACAGCAGACGGTCAACCACCTGTAACTTTTGTGATAGCAGCACAGGAGAAAGAGGATATCCTTATCTCTGAATGTCCTTACTTTGTGATATCTGGGAGCTCTGCATCTGATGAATTCACAGCTAAAGATATGTGGAATTCTGTGAAAGAG CATGGATCTTTTGATCATCTTGATCCCATCAAGACATCGATGTGCTCCAGACCACGATCATCAATAGGGGCAGCTATTGCTGCTTCAGTTAAGCTGGCTCCCAAGGCAACCCAGGATATTTCATTTTCACTTGCATGGGCTTGTCCTGAAGTGAAGTTCTCTAGTGGGAAAACCTATCATAG GCGTTACACCAAATTTTATGGCACAGATGGTGATGCAGCAGCAGCCCTTGCTCATGATGCCATTCTTG AGCATGCTTCCTGGGAGAGGCAAATCGAGGAGTGGCAGAATCCTATTTTGCAAGATGAGAGGTTTCCTGCTTG GTATCCAGTTACACTTTTCAATGAACTCTACTATCTTAATGCCGGAGGAACTATATGGACAG ATGGATTGCCACCAATTCAAAGCTTGACAGCAATTGGCTGGAAAAAGTTTTCTCTTGACACGTTAAATGGTGAATCTGATGATTTCAATGAGATGGTTCGACAGAATAATACTGCTTCTGATATTCTTCATCGAATGGCATCAGTATTTGAGAGGATGCATGCATCTATTGCATCAAATTCTGCTATAGGAACAACTTTGCTTCAGGGTGAAGAGAACATTGGCCAGTTTCTATACCTCGAGGGCATCGAGTATTATATGTGGAACACGTATGATGTTCATTTTTATGCATCATTTTCACTGATCATGTTGTTTCCAAAACTCCAACTTAGCGTCCAGAGAGACTTTGCTGCTGCTGTTATGATGCATGATCCTGAAAAGCTCAGGATCTTGCATGATGGAAAATGGGCTGCAAGAAAAGTGCTCGGCGCTGTTCCTCATGATCTTGGGTTATATGACCCATGGTTCAAAGTGAATGCGTACACGCTCTATAATACAGATCGATGGAAAGATTTGAATCCAAAGTATGTGCTGCAAGTTTATAGAGATGTTGTGGCCACAGGCGACAAATCCTTTGCTCGAGCTGTTTGGCCATCAGTATATATAGCAATGGCATATATGGAGCAATTTGACAAGGATAAAGATGGAATGATAGAAAATGAGGATTTCCCAGATCAAACGTATGACGTGTGGTCGATGGCTGGTATAAGTGCATACTGTGGTGGTCTTTGGGTGGCTGCTCTTCAGGCAGCATCGGCCTTGGCACGTGAGGTTGGTGACAAAGCTTCTGAAAAGCTTTTTTGGGACAAATATGAGAAGGCCAAGTCTGTCTATAGCAAGCTGTGGAATGGTTCTTACTTCAGCTATGATGATGGCGACAACAAAGTTAGCACATCTATCCAAGCAGATCAATTGGCTGGACAATG GTATGCCAAAGCCTGTGGTCTCTTCCCAATTGTTGACAAAGATAAGGCACAAAGTGCGCTAGAGAAGATATTTTCTTTCAATGTCATGAAGTTCAAGGATGGTACAAGGGGAGCTATGAATGGGATGTGGCCAGATGGCACTGTGGACATGTCTGCAATGCAGTCTAGGGAGATATGGCCAGGGGTGACATATGCACTAGCTGCAAGCATGATTCAAGAAGGCATGGTTGAGCAGGGATTTAAAACAGCTGAAGGGATCTATCATGCTGCCTGGTCTCCAGAAGGACTTGG ATACTCATTCCAAACTCCTGAAGCCTGGAACAACGACGATGAGTACAGGTCCTTGTGCTACATGCGCCCGCTTGCCATATGGGCAATGCAATGGGCACTCTCGAACCCGAAGCTCCACAACACTCCTCAGGCAGACATACCCCAGGATTCATTCCCCAAGAACCAGTTCGCCTACGCGCGGATCACAAAGCTCCTGCAACTGCCTGAAGACGAATCGTCCAAGAGCTTCCTCCGAGTGGTGTACGAGATCATCAGGAACAGGTTTAGGTCCTGA
- the LOC136484726 gene encoding probable protein phosphatase 2C 74: MLLHTVRFLCSVVAAFARLVRELRKAAAMATAACSPSPVAVLIAPAVSPIGLIASTPLPKRKKTLAQVAVPENLLVAPPPPVVVLPAKVSDGVSGVGRVEQQQAHQSMTKTKAAWAARRRPSRLVIPVADDAGEVAAGWGVAAAPAKEADVEVEGDGFWLASRAGPRHAMEDAYAVVTDKNDADSQLAFYGVFDGHGGRAAVDFVSERLSKNVVSAVLAAAGTTETRGETSSEEDAVSAAIRTAYLATDSELLTQHQDASGGACAATAVVKGGDLYVAHLGDCRAVLSRGGAAAALTADHTCAGEDERARIEREGGYVCRSGSGVWRVQGSLAVSRAFGDGALKQWVVAEPAVTRVPLDAGCEFLVIASDGLWDKVSNQEAVHVISGNQATACRELVDMALRRGSRDDITVMVVDLHRFVR, encoded by the exons ATGCTGCTGCACACCGTCCGGTTCCTCTGCTCCGTCGTCGCCGCCTTCGCGCGCCTGGTCCGCGAGCTCCGCAAGGCGGCCGCCATGGCAACCGCTGCATGCTCTCCGTCTCCTGTCGCTGTACTCATTGCACCCGCCGTGTCGCCCATCGGCCTGATAGCATCCACGCCGCTCCCGAAGCGAAAGAAAACGCTTGCCCAGGTTGCCGTCCCGGAGAACCTGCTCGTCGCGCCGCCACCACCGGTAGTTGTGCTTCCTGCAAAGGTGTCCGACGGGGTCAGTGGGGTCGGGAGAGTAGAGCAACAACAAGCTCATCAGAGCATGACGAAGACGAAGGCCGCGTGGGCGGCCAGGAGGAGGCCGTCGAGGCTCGTCATACCGGTGGCGGACGACGCTGGCGAGGTCGCCGCCGGCTGGGGCGTGGCTGCCGCGCCGGCGAAGGAGGCCGACGTGGAGGTGGAGGGGGACGGGTTTTGGCTGGCCAGTAGAGCAGGACCGAGGCATGCGATGGAGGATGCGTATGCTGTGGTCACTGACAAAAATGATGCAGATTCTCAGCTG GCGTTCTACGGTGTGTTCGACGGCCACGGCGGCCGCGCGGCCGTGGACTTCGTCTCCGAGCGGCTCAGCAAGAACGTGGTGTCCGCGGTGCTCGCCGCCGCGGGGACGACGGAGACGCGCGGCGAAACATCGTCGGAAGAGGACGCCGTCTCGGCGGCGATCAGAACGGCCTACCTGGCCACCGACAGCGAGCTCCTCACGCAGCACCAG GATGCAAGCGGTGGTGCGTGCGCCgcgacggcggtggtgaagggCGGCGACCTCTACGTGGCGCACCTAGGCGACTGCCGCGCCGTGCTGAGCCGCGGCGGCGCCGCGGCCGCGCTGACGGCCGACCACACCTGCGCGGGGGAGGACGAGAGGGCGCGCATCGAGCGGGAGGGTGGCTACGTGTGCCGCAGCGGCAGCGGCGTCTGGCGGGTGCAGGGTAGCCTCGCCGTGTCGCGCGCGTTCGGCGACGGCGCTCTGAAGCAGTGGGTCGTCGCGGAGCCGGCGGTCACCCGCGTGCCCCTTGATGCTGGGTGCGAGTTCTTGGTCATCGCGTCCGACGGGCTCTGGGACAAGGTCAGCAACCAGGAGGCCGTCCATGTCATCTCCGGGAACCAGGCGACGGCCTGCAGGGAGCTGGTGGACATGGCACTGCGCAGGGGAAGCCGGGACGACATCACCGTCATGGTAGTCGACCTCCATAGGTTTGTAAGATAG